Genomic window (Oryza sativa Japonica Group chromosome 3, ASM3414082v1):
attttttaatcttattattattatatggtttagttaatttgaaatttattgtgggagttcgcttggatatatatatttttagaaaattatgagctgcagttaggagtccgaacgtctcaagttagcatgtgagttttttttaaacaaatttcttatatgattctttctgtattaccaaaagtgaacgatcttaaaaaccgacacaaatatggatatatatttccaaaagcaaacgaacttaaaaaccgactcatacacggatgacataCAAAAtaccagaaaaaaaatctttaatttttataatagtagagaattACTCCATGGGAATGCATGCATGATTTGGTTATTAAATATTTCATGGAATAATTTATAATAGGTTATTATGTGCAAGGCTATTTCACAATTTATTGGGGGAGTAATGtaagatatatatatgcaattaataCTCGTGTGGATAtgcaattaatattttttaaataatgtaTTTTTAAATCACCCTATAGAAACTTTTCAAactaattgaaaattaaatttcaTGCCATGTTGTTTTTATACAACATCGAAGAACTAAAAAGATAAATTATATGTTCCTTGCTTTCCATAATTTCTTATAGTACtccaatatactccctccgtcccaaaatataacaagtttcagggttggacacggttattaagaaagtagatagaaGTGAGTGatggagagttgtgattggataaatagtggaggtaggtgggaaaagtgaatggcggagagttgtgattgattgggaagagaatgttggtggagaagttgttatattttgaaacggagggaataatgTAGTTTCATATATGGGCATATGGTGATTTGACGGGGTAATCCTAAtaggcgggtgatcgctccctcccctccccagcgatcacccgcccctcCCCCTTACTACTttacctccccttcttctcttactactacaccataaaaatttgaattaaaattcaaatttgaaacgggtatgtaaactttttacttataaactttgggtctataaactaatatttgaattcaaattcaaattcaaatttgaatcgggtatgtaaacttttgacctataaactttgggtctataaactaatatttgaatttaaattcaaatttaaaatgggtatgtaaactttttacttataaactttgggtctataaactattatttgaattcaaattcaaatttgaaatgggtctataaactttaggtctataaacttttagatgtatagaaatactatatattaaaaaaatatttgaattcaaatttaaatttgaatcggatatataaacttttgacttagaaactttaggtctataaactttaggtgtataaaatttagatatatagaaatactatatataaaaaatatttgaattcaaattcaaatttgaatcggatatataaacttttgacttataaactttgggtctctaaactttagatgtgtaaacttgaggtgtataaattttaggtgcataaatttactaaaataggaaaataatgcggtgccaaaaaatgaaaccaggtggagggaggggggagcgaATTGATCGCTGCCCCCATCGCCAGGCGagcgatcgcccattagccgtTTCGTGATTTGACGTGCACCAATAATAATGTCAACAAGGAAATGAGCACGTACGGAATAGTGATAAGAAAAAGAAGTGGAGGTGCGGTCTGAACATAGtggataaaaagaaaatctcctGTGAGACAGCTATACATATCTCTGTGCACAAATGTGAgaatttgaccctttgcaaaaactaattttacaaatgaactgtggccaaaacttattttaaaaaagatcCTTTTGTTCAGCGTCAAATCGTAtagcgctgaacttagacacctcgaCGCTAAATAGCACAGCGCTGAATGCACGTTGGCACGCCGAATCAGCCTCCTATCCGCAGTGGCACGGCATTCAACGCcagttgacgtggcgctgaggtgtcaaATTTCAGCGTCATACGAaggttatttttgaaataagttttgaccgcgtttatttataaaattagtttttgcaaaggaTGAAATTGTTAAAATTTGTGTATCTATGTGTGTTGATTTCTCGTGATCGATCAATCGCGGCAACATGATTTGACATGCATGCAATGTGGTTCCATGCACGATATATAGTGAACGACTGAGACTCTGAGAGTTAGGTAGGTGGTCACCTTgatcgagatcgatcgatcattgtGCAGATAGTTGAGGCATGTTACGTGTTGCGAGAGGTTGCAAACTAAAGCGAAGGTGACAGCCGTCGTCGATCATCACTATTGAGATCACTGTGTACTGTATTGAATTGAGGCGAATGCAGACAATTAAGCCGACGCATCATATATGAATTCATGCATAACCTTGACTAGCTTTTGCTACTAGCCATATGTGTGCATGATCCACGATTTGTATTTTGTGTGGATGCATATGCATGAACGTATACTCTCATTAGGACGCTTCTGAGGAGATCGCGCTCACACCAGTCAGAATTAATTATTAATGGAAGTATGGAACagacaagcatgcatgcatatgcatggagtTCGTACTTATGTCTGCTGTCACGCACGCATACGTACAAAATCTAACTACTTTATGTGACTCACGCTTGTTGTTTTTGAAATGGAAATTTACTGTATGGTTCATATTCATCACTAGTTTTGTGGTTGATCGGTGCATATCATTAATAATAATGTAATGCATATTCAGTCTTTCAGATATATGAATTTGGGACCCTTCAATTTTGCAACATGCCATGTGCACTAGAGATGCAGATCGAGTCAAAGCCAAGACCATCCATGAATGCATGCATatttgaattatatatatatacaagagaAATCCCATATCCTACGTACGGAGAATTTTGAACTTGCTACCCTCATGTACCCCATGTTTAATAGGCAAAGATGGACCTATGTAGAAGGAGTGATTCATTCGGAGCGATAATATTGATGTAGAAATTTCTTCTCTTAATTTAATTTTCGTCTAGACGGTACGTGCTGATTAATTTCTAGGATAGTGTTGGATTAGTTTAGACAAAGAGATCGTGCGATCattaattagcatataattaagcGTACGTGTACTGTACCCGAGAGGACAACCATGTCGGTGGTGGTGAGTCCCTTGTTGGAGAAAGCGGCGAGGAGAGTGGCGAGGGTGGAGGACGGCGCGGGGAGGTCGCTGTTGGCCAGCGACGCGCTCGCCGTGGTGGAGTCCCTCCTCCCCAGGAGGACCGTCCATGACGGGCCCCCGAGctgcaatgcatgcatgcacaccacAAAGAAACCAAACAATACTCATATATAGTATGCTCAAAAaggtttttcttaaaatatactacctccgttttttaatagatgacgctgttgactttttctcacatgtttgaccattcgttttattcaaaaaatttatgcaaatgtataagatataaatcacacttaaagtactatgagtgataaaacaactcataacaaaataaattataattacgtaaattttttgaataagacgaatgatcaaacatgcgagaaaaagtcaacggcgtcgtatattaaaaaccggagggagtatattctcCATGTATATATACTAGGTGCTCGATCTAGTCAGCTAGTATTGATGAGATCGTCCGTCCGCTAGACGGTCACCAGGTGCGTACCTGGACGACGGcgtcgcgggcggcgacggcgaggatgtCGGCGCACGAGACGGTCTGCGGGCACACCGTCTCCAGCAGCGTCTTGGCGTTGTCGACCACCTCGAACCCGCGCAGCGACCCGGCGTTCGGCCCGGCGCCCTTCTCGCCGGTGAAGCTGCCCGTGTCGTCAAGAAGCACCGACGCGTCGCAGCCCTACATGAGACATGCATGCCAATCAATCGAGATCGACGACGACCAGACGATCGACTggtggccggaggggaaggagaatTAACAAGGGATAGCTTAATTGCCtggacgaagcagtcgtggaagtggaggcggaggagggaggcgcccATGCGGGGGTCGAgcagcaccgccgccgacaCGACGGTCCTGATGGTGAGCAGCGCGGCCGGGCAGGAAGCGTCGTAGTAGCTGTCGGACAGTTGGGCGTTGGCTACTGTACTGCTGGTGGCCAGTGCAAGGAACAGGAGGACCATGAATGGGGCAGACAAACGGTGCCGCTGCGTGCGACTGCGAGAAGCTGGACGAGGAGGAGCCATCATGCGTGTGTCTAAAAGGTTCAGGCTCAGGCTCAGCTCTCCTTTAATTTCCGGTTTGAACGATAGCCAGTTCCAAAAGTATATTTATAGACATGCACGCACGAACCATTAATTAATCCATGTCATAGCATATGGAGAATGAATGTaactaaatactccctccatttcaaaatgtttgacaccgttgactttttaatacgtgtttgaccattcgtcttattcaaaaaatttaagtaattatttattatttttatatcattggattcattgttaaatatactttcatgtacacatatactttcatatatttcacaaattattttaaataagacaaacggtcaaacatatgctaaaaagtcaacggtgtcaaacattttgaaacggagggagtaaatacgAATGATGACACAATTAGTATTCAAAACAAAATTAACTAATTAGTTAATTTGAGTGGGTAGTTAATACTTAATCGCTCCAAAAAAATACTTATTGTTATGCCATGTAGTCGAAATTTTTATATGCATGTTACTTCATGTGAATAGATACATGAATAGAACTATAGAAGTAAGACCGTACCTGAGTACTCCCACCGGTTTCATAATTATTGATGTTTTGGACAAAGTTGTAACACCCAGCCCGTTTGAAGCCTAGTAGCGTGTGTTTGGCTCATGTGGTGTTTGGCCCATGTGGCCCAGAAGTAGATGTGTAGTGgtggtttagtaccaccttagaAGTTTAGATGGGTGAGGGCCTGCTTATAAGCCTTGGTGCTCCAACCATGGTATccccgggttaacccttttacacaaAGCGAGGACGAAAGTGTAAGCGGGATACCATACGAACGTGGGGGTCCGCTCAACGTGTAGAGCGGACTAATGCGAATTTTGAAGGTAGGGTGTTACAAAAGTTGAGAggtaaacttttataactttgaccatcaataactttaaaaataattaatttaaaaaaactagaacaacatatatagatttatctttcaaagcactataataaaaaataaacatacatttatttattgtattattcaaatagaaaaataatgttaaaaatattttttttagaccgTGGCAATGTCTAAatatcaattaaaatgaaatcgGAGAGAGTAATTGGGTCATATGCAAAAGCTAGTTTAGACATAAAGTCCAACGGGGATCCCTAATTAATTCACGTGTGCGCGCTAGCAGCTGGCTGTGTAACTCGCGCCCGCCCCCATGATGCCCACGCAAAGCACACATATTAGTGCTATAGCAGTAATTATACACGCTAATAATAGTAattagtattattttttaaaaaaataaatattttacttaaaagttttaaaagaaTAGTTGAAAGTTTACAATTGAGTTAAAAGTTTCTGAATTTTGGGTTAAAAGTTTCTgaaatttgagttaaaagtaTTCAATTTTGATATGTAACCTTTcaattttgagatgaaaattttgaattttgagttaaaactttttaaaatttgagttgaaagtgagatgaaagttttaaaGTTTGGGAGAAACTTTATGAATTTTGATTTCAACGTTTTAAATTCCAGTAGAAggttttgctttttttaatcTTCCCCCAAATTTGAGCTGACTCAAGAATAAACCTCATTTTTTTAAGGGTGTATCTATAAAACTttcgacaatttttttaatagaaaactTTCATACATAACTACAGGCGAtttacattgtagttacatgTAACTATTATTGTAACTATTATGTAATTGTAACTGGTGTATAAAGATTCGTAAACAAATGAGTAGCTCGTTGGTTAAGGTGCTTGCACGCAACTTACGTGTTCCGGATTCGATTCTTCTTCACGAAGGTGTACTGGTAGATATTTGAAAGTATTGGTCCACAAAAACATGCGatagaaaaatagaaattccccaaattccccttttttttaattggatccatgtcaTTGTAAATTCTTCAGTTTTGAAATATACTATGATAATATGTGATATTATAA
Coding sequences:
- the LOC4333187 gene encoding peroxidase 2, translated to MMAPPRPASRSRTQRHRLSAPFMVLLFLALATSSTVANAQLSDSYYDASCPAALLTIRTVVSAAVLLDPRMGASLLRLHFHDCFVQGCDASVLLDDTGSFTGEKGAGPNAGSLRGFEVVDNAKTLLETVCPQTVSCADILAVAARDAVVQLGGPSWTVLLGRRDSTTASASLANSDLPAPSSTLATLLAAFSNKGLTTTDMVVLSGAHTIGRAQCANFRDRIYNDTDIDASFAASLRAGCPQSGDGSGLAPLDESSPDAFDNGYFGGLLSQRGLLHSDQALFAGGGGSTDGLVRSYASSNDQFASDFSTAMVKMGNISPLTGSAGEIRVNCRAVN